A single window of Thalassomonas viridans DNA harbors:
- a CDS encoding anti-phage deoxyguanosine triphosphatase yields MKQIWTERRQPSLSKRQHDHRSPFQRDRARILHSAAFRRLQSKTQVMSSGQSDFYRTRLTHSLEAAQIGSGITAQLRSKYPEQAALLLPADDTLIESICLAHDIGHPPFGHGGEVALHYMMKGHGGFEGNGQTFRIVARLEPFSERFGMNLTRRTLLGLLKYPQTIDNLKREETPAFPENFRQLNARDWHPPKGIYQDDADILDWVLEPLSAKDKSLFQQFREKNGQHHKTRFKSFDCSVMELADDIAYGIHDLEDAIVTGIVSRNDFEQHVIDKLAKVDDAWIRDFSKELTDKLFSDKQYLQKDAIGGLVNYLITAIELHDINDGGEVNFQETLLRFNAILPRTTAEVLQIFKDFVFQYVIRQTSIQRLEYRGQQIVMELFEALASDPLRLLPANTAKRWQEARHNYNNPERIIADYVAGMTDDYATRLYQTLFVPRK; encoded by the coding sequence ATGAAGCAAATATGGACAGAAAGGCGCCAGCCCAGTCTCAGCAAACGCCAGCATGATCACCGCAGCCCCTTCCAGCGGGACAGGGCCAGGATATTACATTCGGCCGCCTTTCGCCGCCTGCAATCAAAAACCCAGGTGATGAGCAGCGGCCAAAGTGACTTTTACCGCACCCGGCTAACCCACTCCCTGGAAGCGGCGCAGATAGGCTCGGGCATTACCGCCCAGTTGCGTTCAAAATACCCGGAACAGGCAGCGCTTTTGCTGCCCGCAGACGACACCCTGATAGAGTCCATCTGCCTGGCCCATGATATAGGCCATCCCCCCTTTGGCCACGGCGGCGAAGTAGCCCTGCATTATATGATGAAAGGCCACGGCGGCTTTGAAGGCAACGGCCAGACTTTCCGTATCGTCGCCCGCCTGGAACCCTTTAGCGAACGTTTCGGCATGAATTTAACCCGGCGCACCCTGCTCGGCCTGTTGAAATACCCGCAAACCATAGACAACCTCAAGCGGGAAGAAACCCCGGCGTTTCCGGAAAACTTCCGCCAGTTAAACGCCAGGGACTGGCATCCGCCCAAAGGCATTTACCAGGACGACGCCGACATTCTCGACTGGGTGCTGGAGCCCCTGTCTGCCAAAGATAAAAGCCTGTTTCAGCAGTTTAGGGAGAAAAACGGCCAGCACCATAAAACCCGCTTTAAGTCGTTTGACTGCTCGGTAATGGAGCTGGCGGACGATATCGCCTACGGCATCCATGATCTAGAAGACGCTATCGTGACCGGCATCGTCAGCCGCAATGATTTTGAACAGCATGTTATCGATAAGCTGGCTAAAGTAGACGATGCCTGGATCCGGGATTTCAGCAAAGAACTGACGGACAAACTGTTCAGCGACAAGCAATACCTGCAAAAAGATGCCATCGGCGGCCTGGTTAATTACCTGATCACCGCCATCGAGCTGCACGATATCAATGACGGCGGGGAAGTAAATTTCCAGGAAACCCTGCTCAGGTTTAATGCGATTTTACCCAGGACTACAGCCGAAGTACTGCAGATTTTTAAAGATTTCGTTTTTCAATATGTTATACGGCAAACTTCGATACAAAGGCTGGAATACCGCGGCCAGCAAATCGTGATGGAGTTATTTGAAGCCCTGGCCTCGGATCCGCTGCGCCTGTTGCCTGCCAACA
- a CDS encoding substrate-binding periplasmic protein, whose amino-acid sequence MSDGQDTAGQSGASQSQQNRLPVSGEDGKSVMVELITGLSKPPFIIQEQNSGLQLDIIKAAFLTQRISPQFIHMPLGRNISGFQRWNVDGIITVPSDFKAEGAYISKPYIIYQNVAVSLASLGLSLNVIEDLTGKSIVAFQNAQKYLGDRYGDAIAYSLNYREVALQLEQIEMLYTGKTDVIILDINIFKYFLHNHRSGKYLQPVDVHYIFKERFYSAGFKSEEIRDKFDKGIDVIKENGTYQLILDNYLK is encoded by the coding sequence GTGAGTGATGGCCAGGATACGGCGGGCCAGAGCGGCGCCAGCCAGAGCCAGCAAAACCGGCTTCCGGTATCCGGCGAGGATGGCAAAAGCGTGATGGTGGAGCTGATCACAGGTTTGTCCAAGCCACCGTTTATTATCCAGGAGCAGAACTCCGGCCTGCAGCTGGATATCATTAAAGCGGCCTTTTTAACCCAGCGTATCTCTCCCCAGTTTATCCATATGCCGCTAGGACGTAATATCAGCGGCTTCCAGCGCTGGAATGTCGACGGCATCATTACCGTGCCCAGTGATTTCAAGGCCGAGGGGGCCTACATTTCCAAGCCCTATATCATTTATCAAAATGTAGCCGTCAGCCTGGCAAGTCTGGGCCTGTCCCTGAATGTGATAGAAGATTTAACCGGCAAAAGTATTGTCGCGTTTCAGAATGCGCAAAAATACCTGGGGGACAGGTACGGGGATGCCATTGCCTATTCCCTCAATTACCGGGAGGTGGCATTGCAGCTGGAGCAGATTGAAATGCTGTACACCGGCAAAACCGACGTGATTATTCTCGATATCAACATTTTTAAGTATTTCCTCCATAACCACCGCAGCGGCAAGTATTTACAGCCGGTGGACGTGCATTACATCTTCAAGGAAAGGTTTTATTCCGCCGGTTTTAAATCGGAAGAAATCCGCGACAAATTCGATAAGGGCATTGACGTGATCAAGGAAAACGGCACTTATCAGCTGATCCTGGATAATTACCTCAAATAA
- a CDS encoding LysR family transcriptional regulator → MIDKIFRAKSTLEQWRILQSVVDYGGYAKAAEKLNKSQSSLNHAVAKLQNQLGITLLEVKGRKAYLTSAGETMLRRSRQIMQDVQALESLAQTLDKGWEPEIIVATEILYPKSHLYQVLNDFLPQSRGSRLKIREEVISGSLEAVKSKSADIVVTNLVPQGYLPNTLCTVGMIAVCAADNQSIARQPMKQEELANNLQLVISETGTTKNELGWLKAEQRWTVDNFHEAILILKTGIGFCWVPTEMATPLIDSGELREITITDYHRREVAMHLVLPDRDNAGPGTLLLEKLFYYHHELLSKEED, encoded by the coding sequence ATGATAGATAAAATTTTCCGCGCAAAATCAACCCTGGAGCAATGGCGTATCCTGCAGTCGGTGGTGGATTACGGCGGTTATGCCAAGGCCGCGGAAAAGCTCAACAAGAGCCAGTCGTCCCTGAATCATGCGGTAGCCAAGCTGCAAAACCAGCTGGGCATTACCCTGCTGGAAGTCAAAGGCAGGAAAGCCTATTTGACCAGTGCCGGGGAAACCATGCTACGCCGCTCGCGGCAGATCATGCAGGACGTTCAGGCGCTGGAATCCCTGGCGCAAACCCTGGATAAAGGCTGGGAGCCGGAAATCATTGTCGCCACAGAAATCCTCTATCCCAAAAGCCATTTATACCAAGTGCTTAATGACTTTTTACCGCAAAGCCGCGGCAGCCGGTTGAAAATCCGTGAAGAAGTGATCTCCGGCAGCCTCGAAGCGGTGAAAAGCAAATCCGCCGATATAGTGGTCACTAACTTAGTCCCCCAAGGCTATTTACCCAATACCTTGTGTACCGTCGGCATGATAGCCGTTTGCGCCGCTGACAACCAAAGCATTGCCCGCCAGCCGATGAAGCAGGAAGAGCTGGCCAACAACTTACAGCTGGTGATCAGCGAAACAGGCACCACAAAGAATGAATTGGGCTGGTTAAAAGCCGAGCAGCGCTGGACGGTAGACAATTTTCATGAAGCCATCTTGATTTTAAAAACCGGCATCGGTTTTTGCTGGGTGCCGACAGAGATGGCAACCCCCCTGATCGACAGCGGCGAACTGAGGGAAATCACCATTACCGATTATCACCGCAGAGAAGTTGCCATGCACCTGGTCCTGCCGGACAGGGACAATGCCGGTCCGGGCACCTTGCTGCTGGAAAAGCTGTTTTACTACCACCACGAGCTTTTATCAAAAGAAGAAGATTAA
- the cmoB gene encoding tRNA 5-methoxyuridine(34)/uridine 5-oxyacetic acid(34) synthase CmoB — MTAFNSFYQQIAGNRLSHWLQTLPAQLHQWQSQHLHGEFSHWQKTLDALPNTRPSNINLSQRVAAGSRADISEGEFKRIENLLKKLKPWRKGPYHIHDLHIDTEWRSDFKWDRLKPYISDLKDRYVLDIGCGSGYHLWRMRGEGAKFVVGIDPTQLFLMQFRAIQHFIRDDKVNLLPLGVEQLPELKAFDTVFAMGVLYHRRSPIDFLYQLKSQLAKGGELVLETLIVDGDINTVLVPGERYAKMRNVWFLPSSEAMCAWMERCGFKNVRMVNTDITALDEQRKTEWIDTESLQDFLDPEDPGKTIEGYPAPKRGIFIANV, encoded by the coding sequence ATGACCGCTTTTAATTCCTTTTACCAACAAATCGCCGGCAACCGCTTAAGCCACTGGCTGCAGACTTTACCGGCCCAGTTACACCAGTGGCAAAGCCAGCACCTGCACGGCGAATTCAGCCACTGGCAGAAAACCCTGGATGCCCTGCCAAACACCAGGCCGTCAAACATAAACCTTAGCCAGCGCGTTGCTGCCGGCAGCCGGGCAGATATCAGCGAAGGCGAATTTAAACGCATCGAAAACCTGCTGAAAAAGCTCAAACCCTGGCGTAAGGGCCCTTATCATATCCATGATCTGCATATAGATACCGAGTGGCGCTCCGACTTTAAATGGGATCGCCTCAAACCTTATATCAGCGATTTAAAAGACCGCTATGTGCTGGATATCGGCTGCGGCAGCGGCTATCACTTGTGGCGCATGCGCGGCGAAGGGGCAAAATTTGTTGTCGGCATAGACCCCACCCAGCTGTTTTTAATGCAGTTCAGGGCGATTCAGCATTTTATTCGCGATGATAAGGTCAACCTGCTGCCGCTCGGGGTGGAACAGTTGCCCGAGCTAAAAGCCTTCGATACCGTGTTTGCCATGGGGGTCTTATACCACCGCCGCTCGCCGATAGACTTTCTCTACCAGTTGAAATCCCAGCTGGCCAAAGGCGGCGAATTGGTGCTGGAAACCCTGATCGTCGACGGCGATATCAATACCGTGCTGGTGCCGGGGGAACGTTATGCCAAAATGCGCAATGTCTGGTTCTTACCCAGCAGCGAGGCCATGTGTGCCTGGATGGAGCGCTGCGGTTTTAAAAATGTCCGTATGGTCAATACCGATATTACCGCCCTGGACGAACAGCGTAAAACCGAATGGATAGACACGGAATCTCTGCAGGACTTTTTGGATCCTGAAGATCCGGGCAAAACCATAGAAGGCTACCCGGCCCCCAAACGCGGCATCTTTATTGCCAATGTCTAG
- the cmoA gene encoding carboxy-S-adenosyl-L-methionine synthase CmoA, giving the protein MQKSATDLIYSNPHSQVKDFTFDAQVAEVFPDMISRSVPGYNTIIDTIGRLSQSYVKDNSKVYDLGCSLGAATLAMRRAITADNCKIIGVDNSEAMVERCKIHIQAFKGQTPVEILRANIQDIKIENASMVVLNFTLQFIDKSERQALLDKIARGLNPGGLLVLSEKITQDDAVSRELLTDLHHDFKKANGYSELEVAQKRTALENVMRTDTLETHNERLTKAGFNHITPWFQCFNFFSLVAIK; this is encoded by the coding sequence ATGCAAAAATCAGCAACCGATTTAATTTATTCCAACCCCCATTCCCAGGTAAAAGATTTCACTTTTGATGCCCAGGTGGCGGAAGTCTTTCCGGATATGATCAGCCGTTCCGTACCCGGCTACAATACCATCATAGATACCATAGGCCGGTTGAGCCAAAGCTATGTCAAAGATAATAGCAAGGTTTACGATCTCGGCTGCTCCCTCGGGGCCGCCACCCTGGCGATGCGCCGGGCGATCACCGCCGACAACTGCAAGATTATCGGCGTCGATAATTCCGAGGCCATGGTGGAACGCTGTAAAATCCATATCCAGGCGTTTAAGGGACAAACCCCGGTAGAGATTCTCCGGGCCAATATCCAGGATATCAAAATCGAAAACGCCTCTATGGTGGTGCTGAATTTTACCCTGCAGTTTATCGACAAATCAGAGCGCCAGGCACTGCTTGACAAAATCGCCCGGGGATTGAACCCAGGCGGCCTGCTGGTGCTGTCGGAAAAAATCACCCAGGATGATGCCGTCAGCCGCGAGTTGCTGACGGACTTGCACCATGACTTTAAAAAAGCCAACGGCTACAGCGAACTGGAAGTGGCGCAAAAGCGCACCGCGCTGGAAAATGTCATGCGCACCGATACCCTGGAAACCCATAACGAACGTTTGACCAAGGCAGGCTTTAACCATATCACCCCCTGGTTCCAGTGTTTTAACTTTTTCTCATTAGTAGCTATTAAATGA
- a CDS encoding transporter substrate-binding domain-containing protein — MYIIFWLLAVLSGVGAGGVLAKEPVQTQAVVSQAVNVSPSASQPLTIEQLGPVTVAINKTSYPYHFINRQGLPDGLTVDLWRLWAEKLGTEVEFSAFNWDETLEKVSSGDITIHAGMAQLSEREKAFTYFSPNYLIANHLYLHRDLTEVSTIEQLTPFAVGVVKGSLHIDSLQNKYPQLVLKHYGSRHQLYDAALKGEVRVFAGIENLSKNYPGYARLTAMFPPYKRLSYDHKRYGSVMAKNNPLLFSFIQQGLNQIMPQELAQIERKWLGMNKQKGVVSLAFSALLPPYMAVSPSGKPQGLFIDVWRLWSQYSGHKVEFIADEMQGAIAKVKQHQADVHIAYPVNSQAPEGLLSAWPLYRVKSQVYVSNSLPGLKKLQDLAGKRVGIFKTAPYHSQVVENYPDLKWQYYTSHSEMINDGEAGLLDAMISEVENMRVKLVQANLQSSFYLLDKPVFESQIASLVSSDNEKLVEIIRDGFTHIPLNELIALEKKWLSQQKYPYFEQLKYQVKLSQQEQEWLAQHPVVKVGMVKKWPPMEFVDKQGQFTGINRAVLDLISERAGVNFDYVAFDNWQLLYQALLDNKVDMVASAKPSEQRKAQLLFSQSYWQMPWVILHPRHIGKQSSIRYFVGKELAIVKGYQLIARLKKDYPHIRLRLVDTVEEGLAAVQQGLVDGFIETIAATSELLKRESMVTLMISVVEEHNMENSHLAIRKDWPQLQEIVNKGIASISEDKIQDIYDLWFGIEIDTGFDKNVVMRVAAQAGFIIFIIILVIMLWNRRLQVEISRSKALKIQMNHMATHDELTGLANRVLLKEQINSAIAFHQRQQLEMAVLFIDLDGFKSVNDNYGHDVGDELLVQLAQRLLLCVRKSDTVARFGGDEFVLVLTGLHHKSEAAFIADKVIHQAQMPFTLSAATVNIGCSIGIAVYPDDGGTEPELIKTADTLMYQVKGKGKNHYSFA, encoded by the coding sequence TTGTATATAATTTTTTGGCTGCTGGCGGTTTTATCCGGCGTTGGCGCCGGCGGTGTTTTAGCGAAAGAGCCTGTCCAAACCCAAGCCGTTGTTTCGCAAGCGGTAAATGTTTCCCCCTCTGCTTCACAACCTTTAACCATAGAGCAGCTTGGTCCGGTAACGGTTGCCATCAATAAAACCTCTTACCCCTATCATTTTATCAACCGGCAGGGGTTACCCGATGGTTTGACGGTAGATCTCTGGCGTTTGTGGGCGGAGAAACTCGGTACTGAGGTTGAGTTTTCTGCCTTTAACTGGGATGAAACCCTGGAAAAAGTCAGCAGCGGCGACATTACCATCCATGCGGGCATGGCCCAGCTGAGCGAAAGGGAAAAGGCCTTTACCTACTTTTCCCCTAATTATTTAATCGCCAACCATTTATATCTGCACCGCGATTTAACCGAAGTCAGTACTATCGAACAACTCACCCCGTTTGCCGTCGGGGTGGTGAAAGGTTCGCTGCATATCGACAGTTTGCAAAACAAGTACCCGCAACTGGTGTTAAAACATTATGGCAGCAGGCACCAGCTTTACGATGCCGCACTTAAAGGGGAAGTCAGGGTATTTGCCGGTATCGAAAACCTGTCGAAAAATTATCCCGGTTACGCCAGGCTGACCGCCATGTTTCCGCCTTATAAACGCTTAAGTTATGATCACAAGCGTTACGGCTCTGTGATGGCGAAAAACAATCCGCTGCTGTTTAGTTTTATCCAACAGGGGCTTAATCAAATCATGCCGCAGGAACTGGCGCAGATAGAGCGCAAATGGCTGGGCATGAACAAACAAAAAGGCGTTGTTTCCCTGGCGTTTTCCGCCTTATTGCCCCCTTATATGGCGGTATCTCCTTCGGGCAAACCCCAGGGATTGTTTATTGATGTCTGGCGCTTATGGTCGCAATACAGCGGCCATAAAGTGGAATTTATCGCCGATGAAATGCAGGGGGCGATCGCTAAGGTTAAACAGCACCAGGCGGATGTGCATATTGCCTATCCGGTTAACAGCCAGGCACCCGAGGGCTTGCTTTCCGCCTGGCCTTTGTACCGGGTAAAATCCCAGGTGTACGTCAGTAATAGCTTACCCGGCCTGAAAAAACTGCAGGATTTGGCCGGCAAGCGGGTGGGCATATTCAAAACCGCCCCTTACCATAGCCAGGTGGTAGAAAATTATCCCGATCTTAAATGGCAATATTACACCAGCCACAGCGAAATGATTAATGACGGCGAAGCCGGGCTGCTTGATGCCATGATCAGCGAAGTGGAAAACATGCGGGTTAAGCTGGTGCAGGCCAATTTGCAGTCTTCCTTTTATCTGCTGGATAAGCCGGTATTTGAGTCGCAAATCGCTTCCCTGGTGAGCAGCGACAATGAAAAGCTGGTGGAAATTATCCGCGACGGTTTTACCCATATTCCGTTAAACGAATTGATCGCACTGGAAAAAAAGTGGCTCAGCCAGCAAAAATATCCCTATTTCGAGCAGCTTAAATATCAGGTGAAACTGAGCCAACAAGAGCAGGAGTGGCTGGCGCAACACCCGGTAGTCAAAGTGGGTATGGTTAAAAAGTGGCCGCCGATGGAGTTTGTTGACAAGCAGGGGCAGTTTACCGGCATCAACCGCGCTGTCCTGGATTTGATCAGCGAGCGCGCCGGGGTGAATTTTGATTATGTCGCTTTTGATAACTGGCAGCTGTTATACCAGGCGCTGCTGGATAACAAGGTGGACATGGTGGCCAGCGCCAAACCCAGCGAGCAGAGAAAAGCCCAACTGCTTTTTTCACAGTCCTACTGGCAAATGCCCTGGGTGATCTTACATCCGCGCCATATCGGCAAACAGTCGAGCATACGTTATTTCGTCGGTAAAGAGCTGGCGATAGTCAAAGGCTACCAGCTGATTGCCAGACTGAAAAAAGATTACCCCCATATTCGCCTGCGCCTGGTGGATACCGTCGAAGAGGGCCTGGCGGCGGTGCAGCAGGGACTGGTGGACGGTTTTATCGAGACCATAGCCGCCACCTCGGAATTGCTGAAACGGGAAAGCATGGTGACTTTGATGATTTCCGTGGTGGAAGAGCATAATATGGAAAATAGCCACCTTGCGATACGAAAAGACTGGCCTCAGCTGCAAGAGATAGTCAATAAGGGCATAGCCAGTATTTCTGAAGATAAAATACAGGATATTTATGATCTCTGGTTCGGCATCGAAATCGATACCGGCTTTGATAAAAATGTCGTGATGCGGGTCGCCGCCCAGGCCGGTTTTATCATTTTCATTATTATTTTGGTGATCATGTTGTGGAACCGGCGCCTGCAGGTGGAAATCAGCCGCAGCAAGGCGCTGAAAATACAAATGAACCATATGGCCACCCATGACGAGCTGACCGGGCTGGCCAACCGGGTGCTGCTCAAGGAGCAGATCAACAGCGCCATTGCCTTCCATCAGCGCCAGCAGCTGGAGATGGCGGTGCTGTTTATCGATCTCGACGGTTTTAAGAGCGTCAACGATAACTATGGCCATGATGTCGGCGATGAACTTCTGGTGCAGCTGGCGCAGAGGTTGTTGCTGTGCGTGCGCAAGTCCGACACGGTAGCCCGTTTCGGCGGCGATGAATTTGTGCTGGTGCTTACCGGATTGCACCATAAAAGCGAAGCCGCCTTTATTGCCGATAAAGTCATCCACCAGGCACAAATGCCCTTTACCTTATCGGCGGCCACGGTCAATATCGGCTGCAGCATAGGTATCGCCGTGTATCCGGACGATGGCGGCACTGAGCCGGAACTTATCAAGACCGCCGATACCTTAATGTACCAGGTTAAAGGCAAGGGTAAGAATCATTACAGTTTTGCCTGA
- the aspS gene encoding aspartate--tRNA ligase translates to MRTLYCGEVNESHIGQEVTLCGWVNRRRDLGAVIFLDLRDREGLVQVVYDPDLPEVLETANTLRNEFCVQVKGKVRARPEGQVNKDMATGAIEVLGLELTILNKAAPLPLTLDDHQNNSEEQRLKYRYLDLRRPEMTERLRFRAKVTSAVRQSLESQGFLDIETPILTAATPEGARDYLVPSRTHKGSFFALPQSPQLFKQLLMMSGMERYYQIVKCFRDEDLRADRQPEFTQIDIETSFMSADQVMEVTETMIRDLFQRLLDVDLGDFPRMSYADAMRRFGSDKPDLRNPLELVDVADILKDVEFKVFSGPANDEKGRVAVICVPGGATKFSRKNIDEYGKFVGIYGAKGLAWLKVNDFDAGMEGLQSPILKFLPEDAVKALLDRTQAKTGDIIFFGSDNYNVVTEALGALRLKLGENLGIVSDTWAPLWVVDFPMFEEVDGQYHALHHPFTAPTGITAEELEANPAAALSDAYDMVLNGCELGGGSVRIFDQQMQAAVFRILGISDEEAQEKFGFLLEALQYGAPPHAGLAFGLDRLVMLMTGATSIRDVMAFPKTTTAACPLTNAPGQANPAQLAELGIQTIAKEEKPAQD, encoded by the coding sequence ATGCGCACTCTTTATTGTGGTGAGGTGAATGAATCTCATATTGGTCAGGAAGTAACACTTTGTGGTTGGGTTAACCGCCGCCGGGATCTCGGTGCGGTTATCTTCCTGGATTTACGTGACCGTGAAGGATTGGTGCAGGTGGTGTACGATCCGGATTTACCTGAGGTGCTGGAAACAGCCAATACCTTACGTAATGAATTTTGCGTTCAGGTAAAAGGTAAAGTACGTGCGCGTCCCGAAGGACAAGTCAATAAAGATATGGCCACCGGCGCTATCGAAGTTTTAGGTTTAGAGCTGACTATCCTGAACAAAGCCGCGCCTTTGCCTTTGACTTTGGATGACCACCAAAACAATTCCGAAGAACAAAGATTAAAATACCGCTACCTGGATCTGCGCCGCCCGGAAATGACCGAGCGTTTGCGTTTTCGCGCCAAGGTAACCTCGGCGGTACGCCAGTCGCTGGAATCCCAGGGCTTTTTAGATATCGAAACCCCTATTTTGACGGCGGCAACCCCGGAAGGCGCCCGTGACTACCTGGTGCCGAGCCGTACCCATAAAGGCAGCTTCTTTGCTTTACCCCAGTCGCCTCAGCTGTTTAAGCAATTGCTGATGATGTCGGGCATGGAGCGTTATTACCAGATCGTAAAATGTTTCCGTGACGAAGACTTACGTGCCGACCGCCAGCCTGAATTTACCCAGATAGATATCGAAACTTCCTTTATGAGCGCCGATCAGGTGATGGAAGTGACCGAAACCATGATCCGCGATTTATTCCAGCGTCTGCTTGATGTTGACCTGGGAGATTTCCCGCGTATGTCTTATGCCGATGCCATGCGCCGTTTCGGTTCGGACAAGCCGGATCTGCGTAACCCGCTGGAACTGGTTGATGTTGCCGATATCCTTAAAGACGTGGAATTTAAAGTATTCTCCGGTCCTGCCAATGATGAAAAAGGCCGGGTTGCGGTGATTTGTGTGCCGGGCGGCGCCACGAAGTTCTCCCGTAAGAACATAGATGAATACGGCAAGTTTGTCGGCATCTACGGCGCCAAAGGCCTGGCCTGGTTAAAGGTCAACGATTTCGACGCCGGTATGGAAGGCCTGCAGTCGCCTATCCTGAAATTCTTGCCGGAAGACGCGGTAAAAGCCTTATTGGATCGTACCCAGGCGAAAACCGGCGATATTATTTTCTTCGGCTCGGATAACTACAATGTCGTCACCGAAGCCTTAGGCGCGTTACGTCTGAAATTAGGTGAAAACTTAGGCATCGTCAGCGATACCTGGGCGCCGCTATGGGTGGTTGACTTCCCTATGTTTGAAGAAGTCGACGGCCAGTACCATGCGCTGCACCATCCGTTTACCGCCCCGACCGGCATCACCGCTGAAGAGCTGGAAGCCAATCCGGCGGCGGCGCTGTCAGATGCTTATGACATGGTGCTTAACGGTTGCGAACTCGGTGGTGGTTCGGTGCGTATCTTTGATCAGCAGATGCAGGCGGCGGTATTCCGTATCCTGGGGATCAGCGATGAAGAAGCGCAGGAAAAATTCGGCTTCCTGCTTGAAGCCCTGCAATACGGTGCGCCACCACATGCCGGTTTAGCCTTCGGCCTGGACCGTTTGGTAATGCTGATGACAGGTGCGACCTCTATCCGTGACGTGATGGCGTTCCCAAAAACCACGACGGCGGCGTGTCCGTTAACCAATGCCCCGGGCCAGGCCAATCCTGCCCAGCTGGCTGAACTTGGCATACAAACCATCGCCAAAGAAGAAAAACCGGCGCAAGACTAG
- a CDS encoding YebC/PmpR family DNA-binding transcriptional regulator → MAGHSKWANIRHRKAAQDAKRGKIFTKLIRELTVAAREGGSDPDSNPRLRLAIDKALGANMTRDTIERNVKRGAGELEGQVVEDVTYEGYGPGGTAILVECMTDNIKRTVQGVRHAFNKSGGNLGTDGSVAYLFDKKGLIIYSEEHNEDEIMDAALEAGAEDVITREDGHIHVLTEPGEFFAVNQALEAAGLTSQEAEVTLIPQTKAELDADTAAKFMRLVDALEELDDVQEVHSNAEISEAVAASLSE, encoded by the coding sequence ATGGCAGGTCACAGTAAATGGGCGAACATCAGGCACAGGAAAGCGGCCCAGGATGCCAAACGCGGTAAAATCTTTACCAAGCTGATCCGGGAGTTGACGGTGGCTGCCCGGGAAGGGGGCTCAGATCCCGACTCAAACCCCAGGTTACGCCTGGCGATCGACAAGGCCCTGGGGGCCAATATGACCCGGGACACCATAGAGCGCAACGTTAAACGCGGCGCAGGTGAACTTGAAGGCCAGGTAGTCGAGGATGTTACCTATGAAGGCTACGGTCCGGGAGGCACGGCGATTTTAGTCGAATGTATGACGGACAACATTAAACGTACGGTACAGGGCGTGCGCCATGCCTTCAATAAAAGCGGCGGCAATCTGGGCACGGACGGTAGCGTGGCGTATCTTTTTGATAAAAAAGGCCTGATCATTTACAGCGAAGAGCATAATGAAGATGAGATCATGGATGCCGCCCTCGAAGCCGGTGCAGAAGATGTTATTACCCGGGAAGACGGTCACATCCATGTTTTAACCGAGCCGGGAGAGTTTTTTGCCGTCAACCAGGCGCTGGAAGCGGCAGGTTTAACCTCGCAGGAGGCGGAAGTGACTCTGATCCCGCAAACCAAAGCCGAACTTGATGCCGATACCGCGGCGAAGTTTATGCGTTTGGTGGATGCCCTGGAAGAGCTTGACGATGTTCAGGAAGTACATTCTAATGCCGAGATCAGTGAAGCGGTGGCGGCGAGCCTGTCGGAATAA
- the ruvC gene encoding crossover junction endodeoxyribonuclease RuvC, whose translation MSIILGIDPGSRLTGYGVIKQEGRHFSYLGSGCIRAISAGDDLGARLQVIFAGVSELILQFKPDLFAIEQVFMAKNPDSALKLGQARGAAIVAATNSGLDIAEYSARQIKQSVVGSGGADKTQVQHMVKSILKLPGTPQADAADALAVALCHGHSHEALGKMAGQVTKTVRRRLR comes from the coding sequence TTGAGTATTATTTTAGGAATAGACCCCGGCTCGCGTTTGACCGGTTACGGCGTGATCAAACAAGAGGGACGTCATTTCAGTTATCTCGGCAGCGGCTGTATCCGGGCGATCTCCGCCGGCGATGATTTAGGCGCCCGCCTGCAGGTGATCTTTGCCGGCGTTTCCGAGCTGATTTTGCAGTTTAAGCCGGACTTGTTTGCCATCGAGCAGGTTTTTATGGCAAAAAACCCCGATTCGGCATTAAAGCTGGGTCAGGCCCGCGGCGCGGCAATCGTGGCGGCCACTAACTCTGGGCTGGATATCGCGGAATATTCCGCCAGACAAATCAAGCAATCTGTGGTTGGCAGCGGCGGCGCCGATAAAACCCAGGTACAGCATATGGTGAAAAGTATTTTAAAACTTCCCGGCACGCCGCAGGCGGATGCCGCCGATGCCCTGGCGGTTGCCTTATGTCATGGCCACAGCCATGAGGCATTGGGTAAAATGGCGGGGCAGGTGACTAAAACTGTACGCCGCCGGTTAAGATAA